Proteins encoded within one genomic window of Gambusia affinis linkage group LG23, SWU_Gaff_1.0, whole genome shotgun sequence:
- the LOC122826309 gene encoding sodium- and chloride-dependent GABA transporter 2-like isoform X2 yields the protein MEERGQWGNKLEFVLSVAGSIIGLGNMWRFPYLCYKNGGGAFLIPYLIFLFTCGVPVFFLEVALGQYTSQGGITCWRKISPLFEGLGYGTQVIVTLLNFYYIIVLAWGIFYLYYSFSWDLPWSSCNNTWNTENCVEFQRRNASVAEEANLNTTSPVMEFWERRALRISSGIDQMGSLNWDMALCLLIAWVMCYFCIWKGVKSTGKVVYFTATFPYLMLVVLLVRGLTLPGAGIGIQFYLYPDLGRLADPQVWMDAGTQIFFSYAICLGSLTALGSYNKYNNNCYRDCLALCFLNSSTSFVAGFAIFSILGFMSYEQNVPISEVAESGPGLAFIAYPRAVSMMPFSPLWAALFFVMIVFLGLDSQFVCVESLVTAIVDMYPTVFRRKNRRELFLLGVVLFSFLMGLIMLMEGGMYVFQLFDYYAASGMCLLLMSIFETVCIAWVYGADRFYDNIEDMIGYRPGPYIKYCWLFFTPATCIGTFAFSLIKYTPLKYNNVYVYPWWGYFIGWLLALSSMVCIPLWMAYKISTTQGTLKERIQALVTPSDDLPKTKREQERLLAIFVPEDDSTAMTNGNFPVSERDSTL from the exons atggaggagcGGGGTCAGTGGGGCAACAAGCTGGAGTTCGTCCTGTCCGTGGCCGGCTCCATCATCGGCCTGGGCAACATGTGGCGCTTCCCCTACCTCTGCTACAAGAACGGAGGAG GTGCGTTTCTAATCCCGTACCTGATCTTCCTCTTCACCTGCGGCGTTCCCGTCTTCTTCCTGGAGGTCGCCCTGGGTCAGTACACCAGCCAGGGAGGAATCACCTGCTGGAGAAAAATCAGTCCCCTGTTCGAAG GTCTTGGCTACGGTACTCAGGTGATTGTGACTCTGCTGAACTTCTACTACATCATTGTCCTGGCCTGGGGGATTTTCTACCTCTACTACTCCTTCTCTTGGGACCTGCCTTGGTCGTCCTGCAACAACACCTGGAACACAG AAAACTGCGTCGAGTTCCAGAGGAGAAACGCTTCCGTCGCCGAAGAGGCCAACCTGAACACGACTTCTCCCGTCATGGAGTTCTGGGA GAGGAGAGCGCTGAGGATCTCCTCCGGCATCGACCAAATGGGCTCTCTGAACTGGGACATGGCGCTGTGTCTGCTCATCGCCTGGGTCATGTGCTACTTCTGCATCTGGAAGGGGGTGAAATCCACAGGAAAG GTGGTCTACTTCACCGCGACCTTTCCTTATCTGATGCTGGTTGTGCTGTTAGTCAGAGGACTCACTCTGCCTGGTGCCGGGATTGGCATTCAGTTCTATCTGTACCCCGATCTGGGTCGACTGGCTGATCCACAG GTGTGGATGGATGCCGGGACCCAGATCTTCTTCTCCTACGCCATCTGCCTCGGCTCCTTGACTGCTCTGGGGAGCTACAACAAATATAACAACAACTGCTACAG AGATTGCCTGGCTCTGTGCTTCCTGAACAGCAGCACCAGCTTCGTGGCAGGCTTTGCCATCTTCTCCATCCTGGGCTTCATGTCCTACGAGCAAAACGTTCCCATATCCGAAGTGGCAGAGTCCG GACCCGGCCTGGCCTTCATCGCCTACCCCCGTGCCGTCTCCATGATGCCCTTCTCTCCCTTGTGGGCCGCGCTCTTCTTCGTCATGATAGTTTTTCTGGGTCTGGACAGCCAG tttgtgtgtgtggaaagCCTGGTAACGGCCATCGTTGACATGTACCCCACTGTGTTCCGGCGCAAGAATCGCAGGGAACTGTTCCTGTTAGGGGTGGTCCTCTTCTCGTTCCTGATGGGCCTCATCATGCTGATGGAG GGAGGAATGTATGTTTTCCAGCTGTTCGATTACTACGCAGCCAGCGGGATGTGTCTTCTCCTCATGTCCATCTTTGAAACCGTCTGCATCGCCTGGGTTTATG GTGCGGACCGTTTCTATGACAACATTGAGGACATGATTGGCTACCGTCCGGGACCTTACATCAAGTACTGCTGGTTGTTCTTCACCCCAGCCACGTGCATT GGGACATTTGCCTTCTCCCTCATAAAATACACTCCTCTGAAGTACAACAACGTGTACGTGTATCCGTGGTGGGGATACTTCATAGGCTGGCTGCTTGCCCTTTCCTCCATGGTCTGCATTCCTCTATGGATGGCTTACAAGATCAGCACTACACAGGGAACACTCAAAGAG CGCATCCAGGCGCTCGTCACACCATCCGATGATTTACCTAAAACCAAAAGGGAGCAGGAGAGGTTATTGGCTATCTTTGTTCCCGAGGACGACTCAACCGCAATGACAAACGGCAACTTTCCTGTGTCAGAGAGAGATTCTACCTTGTGA
- the LOC122826309 gene encoding sodium- and chloride-dependent GABA transporter 2-like isoform X1, with amino-acid sequence MKGAKAGHPNRSHRVKEALPASEEKMEERGQWGNKLEFVLSVAGSIIGLGNMWRFPYLCYKNGGGAFLIPYLIFLFTCGVPVFFLEVALGQYTSQGGITCWRKISPLFEGLGYGTQVIVTLLNFYYIIVLAWGIFYLYYSFSWDLPWSSCNNTWNTENCVEFQRRNASVAEEANLNTTSPVMEFWERRALRISSGIDQMGSLNWDMALCLLIAWVMCYFCIWKGVKSTGKVVYFTATFPYLMLVVLLVRGLTLPGAGIGIQFYLYPDLGRLADPQVWMDAGTQIFFSYAICLGSLTALGSYNKYNNNCYRDCLALCFLNSSTSFVAGFAIFSILGFMSYEQNVPISEVAESGPGLAFIAYPRAVSMMPFSPLWAALFFVMIVFLGLDSQFVCVESLVTAIVDMYPTVFRRKNRRELFLLGVVLFSFLMGLIMLMEGGMYVFQLFDYYAASGMCLLLMSIFETVCIAWVYGADRFYDNIEDMIGYRPGPYIKYCWLFFTPATCIGTFAFSLIKYTPLKYNNVYVYPWWGYFIGWLLALSSMVCIPLWMAYKISTTQGTLKERIQALVTPSDDLPKTKREQERLLAIFVPEDDSTAMTNGNFPVSERDSTL; translated from the exons ATGAAAG GAGCAAAGGCAGGCCATCCGAACCGCAGCCACCGCGTCAAGGAGGCGCTTCCAGCCTcggaggagaagatggaggagcGGGGTCAGTGGGGCAACAAGCTGGAGTTCGTCCTGTCCGTGGCCGGCTCCATCATCGGCCTGGGCAACATGTGGCGCTTCCCCTACCTCTGCTACAAGAACGGAGGAG GTGCGTTTCTAATCCCGTACCTGATCTTCCTCTTCACCTGCGGCGTTCCCGTCTTCTTCCTGGAGGTCGCCCTGGGTCAGTACACCAGCCAGGGAGGAATCACCTGCTGGAGAAAAATCAGTCCCCTGTTCGAAG GTCTTGGCTACGGTACTCAGGTGATTGTGACTCTGCTGAACTTCTACTACATCATTGTCCTGGCCTGGGGGATTTTCTACCTCTACTACTCCTTCTCTTGGGACCTGCCTTGGTCGTCCTGCAACAACACCTGGAACACAG AAAACTGCGTCGAGTTCCAGAGGAGAAACGCTTCCGTCGCCGAAGAGGCCAACCTGAACACGACTTCTCCCGTCATGGAGTTCTGGGA GAGGAGAGCGCTGAGGATCTCCTCCGGCATCGACCAAATGGGCTCTCTGAACTGGGACATGGCGCTGTGTCTGCTCATCGCCTGGGTCATGTGCTACTTCTGCATCTGGAAGGGGGTGAAATCCACAGGAAAG GTGGTCTACTTCACCGCGACCTTTCCTTATCTGATGCTGGTTGTGCTGTTAGTCAGAGGACTCACTCTGCCTGGTGCCGGGATTGGCATTCAGTTCTATCTGTACCCCGATCTGGGTCGACTGGCTGATCCACAG GTGTGGATGGATGCCGGGACCCAGATCTTCTTCTCCTACGCCATCTGCCTCGGCTCCTTGACTGCTCTGGGGAGCTACAACAAATATAACAACAACTGCTACAG AGATTGCCTGGCTCTGTGCTTCCTGAACAGCAGCACCAGCTTCGTGGCAGGCTTTGCCATCTTCTCCATCCTGGGCTTCATGTCCTACGAGCAAAACGTTCCCATATCCGAAGTGGCAGAGTCCG GACCCGGCCTGGCCTTCATCGCCTACCCCCGTGCCGTCTCCATGATGCCCTTCTCTCCCTTGTGGGCCGCGCTCTTCTTCGTCATGATAGTTTTTCTGGGTCTGGACAGCCAG tttgtgtgtgtggaaagCCTGGTAACGGCCATCGTTGACATGTACCCCACTGTGTTCCGGCGCAAGAATCGCAGGGAACTGTTCCTGTTAGGGGTGGTCCTCTTCTCGTTCCTGATGGGCCTCATCATGCTGATGGAG GGAGGAATGTATGTTTTCCAGCTGTTCGATTACTACGCAGCCAGCGGGATGTGTCTTCTCCTCATGTCCATCTTTGAAACCGTCTGCATCGCCTGGGTTTATG GTGCGGACCGTTTCTATGACAACATTGAGGACATGATTGGCTACCGTCCGGGACCTTACATCAAGTACTGCTGGTTGTTCTTCACCCCAGCCACGTGCATT GGGACATTTGCCTTCTCCCTCATAAAATACACTCCTCTGAAGTACAACAACGTGTACGTGTATCCGTGGTGGGGATACTTCATAGGCTGGCTGCTTGCCCTTTCCTCCATGGTCTGCATTCCTCTATGGATGGCTTACAAGATCAGCACTACACAGGGAACACTCAAAGAG CGCATCCAGGCGCTCGTCACACCATCCGATGATTTACCTAAAACCAAAAGGGAGCAGGAGAGGTTATTGGCTATCTTTGTTCCCGAGGACGACTCAACCGCAATGACAAACGGCAACTTTCCTGTGTCAGAGAGAGATTCTACCTTGTGA